A DNA window from Castanea sativa cultivar Marrone di Chiusa Pesio chromosome 7, ASM4071231v1 contains the following coding sequences:
- the LOC142643067 gene encoding arginine decarboxylase-like — protein sequence MPAMACCVDPAAANFPPAYAAVGPGSLTGLLIPPPTSHVEACHWSPTCSSELYKVDGWGAPYFAVNGSGNISVRPHGASTLPHQEIDLLKIVKKVSDPKSSGGLGLQLPLIVRLPDVLKNRLESLQAAFDYAVQSQGYEAHYQGVYPVKCNQDRFVVEDIVKFGSPFRFGLEAGSKPELLLAMSCLCKGNPEALLVCNGFKDAEYISLALVARKLALNTVIVLEQEEELDLVVDLSKRLSVKPIIGVRAKLRTKHSGHFGSTSGEKGKFGLTTTQILRVVKKLEQAGMIDCLQLLHFHIGSQIPSTALLADGVGEAAQIYCELVRLGAQMRVIDIGGGLGIDYDGSKSTDSDISVGYTLGEYAAAVVQAIRFVCDRRSIKHPIICSESGRAIVSHHSVLIFEAVSASVYESPTMSSLGFQYFVDSLSDEAHADYMNLYSAAIRGDSETCLIYADQLKQRYVDQFKEGSLGIEQLAAVDGLCDVISKSIGAPDPVRTYHVNLSVFTSIPDFWGIGQLFPIVPIHRLEQKPSVKGILSDLTCDSDGKIDKFIGGESSLPLHELEGDGGTGTGKYYLGMFLGGAYEEALGGLHNLFGGPSVVRVSQSDGPHSFAVTRAVPGPSCADVLRVMQHEPELMFETLKHRAEECCNGNGNGISALANSLAKSFRNMPYLVANSAASSSCSLTAAAMNNNGFYYCNEDNEYNAAADSATTAGEDEWSYCYA from the coding sequence ATGCCGGCCATGGCGTGTTGCGTAGACCCTGCTGCAGCTAATTTTCCTCCTGCCTACGCCGCCGTCGGGCCGGGTTCTTTGACCGGATTGCTAATCCCGCCGCCGACGAGCCACGTGGAGGCGTGTCATTGGTCGCCCACTTGTTCTTCCGAGCTCTACAAGGTTGACGGTTGGGGCGCTCCGTATTTCGCGGTGAATGGATCCGGTAACATTTCCGTTCGTCCCCACGGCGCTTCCACGCTGCCGCACCAGGAGATCGATTTGCTGAAGATCGTGAAGAAGGTCTCGGATCCGAAATCCTCGGGCGGGCTCGGGTTGCAGCTTCCTTTGATAGTTCGGTTGCCCGACGTGTTGAAGAACCGGCTTGAGTCGCTTCAGGCGGCTTTCGACTACGCGGTCCAGTCTCAGGGCTATGAGGCTCATTACCAAGGCGTGTACCCGGTGAAATGTAACCAGGACCGGTTCGTTGTGGAGGATATTGTGAAATTCGGGTCGCCATTTCGGTTCGGGTTGGAGGCCGGGTCAAAACCGGAGCTCCTCTTGGCGATGAGCTGTTTGTGCAAAGGTAACCCTGAGGCTCTTCTGGTTTGTAATGGATTTAAGGACGCGGAGTACATTTCGCTTGCTTTGGTGGCGAGGAAGCTCGCTTTGAACACTGTGATTGTGCTTGAGCAAGAAGAAGAGCTCGATTTGGTGGTTGATTTGAGCAAGAGGCTCTCTGTGAAACCTATAATTGGTGTGAGAGCGAAGCTGAGGACCAAGCATTCCGGCCATTTCGGGTCAACCTCAGGTGAGAAGGGAAAATTCGGGTTAACAACGACTCAGATTCTTCGTGTGGTGAAGAAGCTTGAACAAGCTGGTATGATTGACTGTCTCCAATTGCTGCATTTCCATATCGGCTCTCAGATTCCGTCGACGGCGTTGCTCGCCGACGGAGTCGGCGAAGCCGCTCAGATCTACTGTGAGCTAGTCCGACTCGGTGCTCAAATGCGAGTCATCGACATAGGAGGCGGTCTCGGAATCGATTACGATGGATCCAAATCAACCGACTCGGATATCTCCGTCGGTTACACTCTCGGAGAGTACGCCGCGGCGGTGGTCCAAGCAATTCGCTTCGTCTGTGACCGGAGGTCCATCAAGCACCCTATCATTTGCAGCGAGAGCGGCCGAGCCATTGTCTCTCACCACTCGGTGCTCATATTCGAAGCCGTATCAGCAAGCGTGTACGAATCTCCAACCATGTCGTCGCTAGGGTTTCAGTACTTCGTCGACTCACTCTCCGACGAAGCCCACGCCGATTACATGAACTTGTACTCGGCGGCGATCAGAGGCGACTCGGAGACCTGTTTGATCTACGCCGATCAGTTGAAGCAACGCTACGTTGATCAGTTCAAAGAAGGCTCATTGGGGATCGAACAGCTGGCAGCCGTTGATGGACTCTGCGATGTCATATCGAAATCAATCGGAGCCCCTGATCCAGTCCGTACATACCATGTGAATCTCTCAGTGTTCACCTCCATCCCTGATTTCTGGGGCATTGGCCAGCTTTTCCCAATAGTTCCAATCCACCGTTTGGAGCAGAAACCAAGCGTTAAGGGAATTCTATCTGATCTAACATGTGACAGTGATGGCAAGATTGACAAGTTCATCGGCGGCGAGTCGAGCTTGCCGCTACACGAGCTCGAAGGCGATGGCGGTACTGGTACCGGAAAGTACTATTTAGGAATGTTCTTGGGTGGGGCTTATGAGGAGGCACTCGGCGGACTCCACAACTTGTTCGGCGGCCCGAGTGTGGTTCGGGTGTCGCAGAGCGACGGCCCGCACAGCTTCGCGGTGACCCGGGCTGTCCCGGGGCCGTCGTGCGCTGATGTTCTCCGGGTGATGCAGCACGAGCCTGAACTCATGTTCGAGACACTCAAGCACCGCGCAGAGGAATGTTGCAATGGCAATGGAAATGGAATTAGTGCTTTGGCTAATAGTCTTGCCAAGTCCTTTCGCAACATGCCTTACTTGGTGGCGAATTCAGCAGCCTCTTCTTCTTGCAGCTTGACTGCTGCTGCTATGAACAACAATGGGTTTTACTATTGCAATGAAGATAATGAGTACAATGCTGCTGCTGATTCAGCTACTACTGCTGGTGAGGATGAGTGGTCCTATTGCTATGCTTGA